In Thermofilum pendens Hrk 5, the sequence GTCCAGGGGTCCCCACGCCACCATCGATAGGAGCTCCCTGAGAAAAGACGTCTTCAGGGGCCCCCTCCATATGAGCGGGGTGTCCTCTTCCGGGACCATCAAGTCGGCACTCACTATCTTCACGTTACCTACGCCGACGACGGGCATTATGCCGCCCGGCCCGGCGTACAGCACCTGGCCGTGAACACCGAACATCTTCGGGATAGACGGTCCGTGTACATCGGCGTCCAGCACTCCCACCTCGAACCCTTTCTTGGCGAGAGCGGCTGCAAGGTTCGCCGTTACAAGGCTCTTGCCGACACCCCCCTTACCGCTTAGAACCGCGACCTTGAACTTCACCTGGCTAAGCCTCTGCCTGGCAACCTCCTCCTGCTCTCTAGCCTTCTTCAAAGCCTCAAGCTTTAGTTGCCTTTCCTTCTCGGCACTCACAGAGCGAGGAGGTAGAGAAGATCTATATATTTGTTATGACAACGGAAAAGGTCTCTTCTACGCGAAGAAAGTTAGCCACAGAGCGGGGGCGAGCAGAGCGAGCCATACGGCGAGGTTCCACTCCGCTATTTTCTTCCCGTCGAGGGGCCCGAAGGGTACGAGGTTAAACAGCGCGATCCAGCCGCTCAGGCTTGCCACCGAGGAGGCGAGGCTACCCCCGCTCCACAGCGCTACTAGCCCGAGCACGATGTTCGTCGCAGGACCCGCCGCGGAGATGATCCCGTTCCTGCGCTTGTCTATTAGCGGCGCGTATATGTAGACAGTTCCGGGGGCGATGAGCTTGAGTGGAATACCGGGTATCGCGGTGACCAGGGTTAGGAGGAAGAGCTCCTTGACTATCGAGTACTTAGCCGGGTACCCGTAGTACTGCGCTATGAACTTGTGCGCAAGCTCGTGCGGCACGTAGGCGAGAAACGCGAGCGCGAACAGCACGAGGGCCCCCGCCAGGGTTAACCTCGGGAGATACGGCGCGGCGAATACCAGGAAGACGGCTATCGTGGAGAGAAGTAGCTCTAGCAGCTCGCCCCTGTAGAAGAGCGGGTAGCTCCGCATGGGGCTAAACACCTGCGTGCACACTTAAACCTAGCGCCGTTATCTGTGCGTGATTACCGGCGCTCAAAAAAGCGGTAGCTTTAAAACGCTTAGAGGAGGAACTCTACGCGTGAAGCTGACGAGAAGGCAGTTCCTGGCATCGCTGGGCGCGGCCGCCGCGCTTGCCAGCATAGGGGCGTACTACTGGATCTTCCCGAAGCGCGAGGAAAGGGTGCTAAGGGTCTACAACTACAGCGCGTACATAAACCCGGACATTATAAAGGATTTTGAGTCCAAGTACGGCGTGAAGGTAATCTACGACGAGTACGAGTCCGCCGAAGAGGCCTACGCGAAGCTCCAGCTAGGGGGAGGCGGCTACGACGTCATAGTGCTCACCGACCAGTACGTCCCCCAAGCGGTGAAGAAGGGTTTAGTGGCCCAGCTGGACAAAACGCGTATACCCAACCTAGGCAACGTGGACAGAGTTTTCTTCGAGAACAACTTCGACCCCGGCCTCAGGTACGCTGTTCCCTACGCGTGGGGTACGACAGGCATAGGCGTTAACAGGGACTACGTGGCGGAGGGCGAGATCGAAGGGTACGAGCA encodes:
- a CDS encoding peptidase M50 yields the protein MRSYPLFYRGELLELLLSTIAVFLVFAAPYLPRLTLAGALVLFALAFLAYVPHELAHKFIAQYYGYPAKYSIVKELFLLTLVTAIPGIPLKLIAPGTVYIYAPLIDKRRNGIISAAGPATNIVLGLVALWSGGSLASSVASLSGWIALFNLVPFGPLDGKKIAEWNLAVWLALLAPALWLTFFA